Proteins co-encoded in one Arachis stenosperma cultivar V10309 chromosome 7, arast.V10309.gnm1.PFL2, whole genome shotgun sequence genomic window:
- the LOC130941511 gene encoding WRKY transcription factor 28-like, with protein sequence MANNEDKDQFHFDPFYYNNHELNQSNFPLFRMITNTSSSSHHHQEGFIDNNTTSFTDCLLHGNSMDYNTLSRAFDLSCSSPEVISSSIDENKNQLPSSSVVGGDSTTLNSSVSSSSNEADASLTEEDSSSKSTKKHEKQPKGCQEEEEDAKSKKENNKNKPKKKEKKPREPRFAFMTKSEIDHLEDGYRWRKYGQKAVKNSPYPRSYYRCTTQKCNVKKRVERSYQDPSIVITTYEGQHNHHCPATLRGSAATVFASSPSLFASTSLIRPTTFPQDFLSQLLPTYTTNNSNTHQPLMNNNNHHQNPIFQLNLGHNPHYPPPPPQPQEHQEQHHLQFPHDYGLLQDLLPSFPGKQEP encoded by the exons aTGGCGAATAATGAAGATAAAGACCAATTTCACTTTGACCCTTTCTATTACAACAATCATGAACTCAACCAATCAAACTTTCCCTTGTTTAGAATGATTACTAAtacttcttcttcatctcatcatcatcaagaagGGTTTATTGATAACAACACTACAAGTTTCACTGATTGTTTGTTACATGGTAATTCCATGGATTATAACACCCTCTCTAGAGCCTTTGACTTGTCTTGTTCTTCACCTGAAGTCATCTCATCATCCATTGATGAAAACAAGAATCAACTACCATCATCAAGTGTTGTTGGTGGAGACTCAACAACACTCAATTCCTCAgtttcttcttcatctaatGAAGCTGATGCTTCACTTACTGAAGAAGACTCATCATCCAAAAGTACCAAGAAACATGAGAAGCAACCAAAAGGGtgtcaagaagaagaagaagatgcaaAGTCTAAGAAAGA GAATAATAAGAATAAGccaaagaagaaagagaaaaagccAAGAGAGCCACGCTTTGCATTCATGACCAAAAGTGAGATTGATCACCTTGAAGATGGATATAGATGGAGAAAATATGGACAGAAAGCAGTAAAAAATAGTCCATATccaag GAGTTATTATAGATGCACTACTCAGAAGTGCAATGTGAAGAAGAGAGTGGAGAGGTCATACCAAGACCCATCAATTGTGATCACAACATATGAAGGGCAGCACAACCACCACTGCCCGGCGACGCTGCGCGGCAGCGCCGCCACCGTGTTTGCTTCTTCACCTTCCCTTTTTGCTTCCACATCCCTAATAAGGCCAACAACTTTTCCCCAAGATTTCCTCTCTCAATTGCTTCCAACTTACACTACTAACAATAGTAACACCCATCAACCActaatgaataataataatcaccATCAAAACCCTATTTTCCAATTAAACCTTGGCCATAATCCTCATTATCCTCCTCCTCCACCGCAACCACAAGAGCATCAAGAACAACATCATCTTCAATTCCCTCATGACTATGGCTTGTTGCAAGACCTACTACCTTCATTCCCAGGCAAACAAGAACCTTAA
- the LOC130942011 gene encoding probable receptor-like protein kinase At2g42960, giving the protein MSSNSSLNVELSKKTSFFGLKRWVLIGIGVSAFIVLILGVLSVWVMFRRKSRRSVDKYSQSKIPNVSKDIRVDKVGVQSSYVEPENVSVSVHDKANDKSSEKITVHLAMSKSSDHDNISQCSSSYHHERGFSSMSGEEGSSGNGKKQSMLSYGGGMVTASPLVGLPEFSHLGWGHWFTLRDLQLATNRFSQENVIGEGGYGVVYRGRLINGSEVAVKKLLNNLGQAEKEFRVEVEAIGHVRHKHLVRLLGYCVEGVNRLLVYEYVNNGNLEQWLHGSMEQGTLTWEARIKVVLGTAKALAYLHEAIEPKVVHRDIKSSNILIDDEFNAKVSDFGLAKLLDSGESHITTRVMGTFGYVAPEYANSGLLNEKSDIYSFGVLLLEAVTGRDPVDYARPPNEVNLVEWLKMMVGTRRAEEVVDSRLEVKPTTRALKRALLVALRCVDPDADKRPKMSQVVRMLEADEYPFREDRRNRKSRTASMEIESVSCGPSNGEKAGNSEGIVPARMEGQGQD; this is encoded by the exons ATGTCATCCAATAGTTCTTTGAATGTCGAATTGTCGAAGAAGACATCTTTTTTCGGTTTGAAACGATGGGTTTTGATTGGGATCGGAGTCAGTGCCTTTATAGTGCTGATTCTTGGTGTATTGTCTGTATGGGTGATGTTTCGGAGAAAGTCTAGGAGATCTGTTGACAAGTACTCTCAATCCAAGATACCAAATGTGTCGAAAGATATCAGGGTTGATAAGGTTGGGGTGCAGAGTTCTTATGTGGAGCCGGAAAATGTGTCTGTTTCAGTTCATGACAAGGCAAATGATAAGAGTTCAGAGAAGATAACAGTTCATTTGGCCATGAGTAAATCCAGTGATCATGATAATATTAGTCAGTGCAGTTCAAGCTATCACCACGAGAGAGGATTTAGTTCGATGTCTGGGGAAGAAGGAAGTTCCGGGAATGGTAAGAAGCAATCTATGTTGTCATATGGAGGAGGGATGGTGACTGCCTCTCCTTTAGTTGGGTTGCCGGAATTTTCTCATCTCGGGTGGGGCCACTGGTTTACACTCAGGGATCTTCAACTAGCAACGAATCGTTTCTCGCAGGAGAATGTTATCGGTGAGGGTGGCTATGGGGTTGTTTATAGGGGCAGATTGATCAATGGAAGCGAGGTGGCAGTAAAGAAGCTTCTTAACAATTT GGGACAAGCAGAGAAAGAATTCAGGGTTGAAGTCGAGGCGATAGGGCATGTTAGACATAAACATCTCGTGCGCCTGCTTGGATATTGTGTAGAGGGTGTTAATAG GCTGCTAGTGTATGAATATGTGAATAATGGTAACTTAGAGCAATGGCTGCATGGCTCCATGGAACAGGGGACACTTACTTGGGAGGCACGCATCAAAGTTGTGCTCGGCACAGCCAAAGC GCTTGCTTACTTACATGAAGCAATTGAACCGAAAGTTGTTCACCGGGatataaagtctagcaatatatTGATCGATGACGAGTTCAACGCAAAGGTTTCTGATTTCGGTCTGGCCAAACTATTGGATTCAGGAGAAAGTCACATAACAACTAGAGTTATGGGAACATTTGG TTATGTGGCACCAGAATATGCTAATAGTGGCCTCTTAAATGAGAAGAGCGACATTTACAGCTTCGGTGTCCTCCTGCTGGAAGCAGTTACCGGAAGGGACCCTGTAGACTATGCTCGGCCGCCTAATGAG GTTAATCTGGTTGAATGGCTCAAGATGATGGTGGGAACAAGGAGGGCCGAGGAAGTAGTTGACTCGAGACTTGAGGTTAAACCAACAACACGCGCTTTGAAGCGTGCCCTTCTTGTTGCGCTGAGGTGTGTTGATCCTGATGCGGATAAAAGGCCTAAAATGAGTCAAGTTGTAAGGATGCTTGAAGCCGATGAATATCCATTTCGAGAG GATCGAAGGAATAGAAAGAGCCGCACTGCCAGCATGGAAATCGAGTCTGTTAGTTGCGGTCCATCCAACGGCGAAAAGGCAGGGAATTCCGAAGGCATTGTGCCGGCGAGAATGGAGGGACAGGGACAGGATTGA
- the LOC130939242 gene encoding uncharacterized protein LOC130939242: MEGTHPGASTPSSVAHISFGDGDFQSRSLNLDNPVVILVQMGELTIKKVLFDPGSSADVLFYSTFKKMQLSDKSLQPSNRELVGFFEGRIPISGYVWLRMTLGEFPNSKILDIHFLVVDCISPYNVILGRLSLNSFGAIVSTIHLCVKFSVQDNIVATVHANYKEARQCYNTGLKATIKETIPRIHSI, translated from the coding sequence ATGGAAGGAACCCACCCTGGAGCGTCAACACCATCCTCGGTTGCTCATATAAGTTTCGGGGATGGGGATTTCCAATCCCGGTCTCTAAACCTGGACAATCCAGTGGTGATTTTGGTCCAAATGGGAGAGCTAACTATCAAAAAAGTCCTCTTCGATCCAGGAAGCAGCGCCGACGTCTTATTTTACTCCACATTCAAAAAGATGCAACTAAGCGACAAATCACTGCAACCATCAAACAGAGAATTGGTAGGGTTCTTCGAGGGACGAATACCTATATCAGGTTATGTATGGCTAAGAATGACCTTAGGGGAATTCCCGAACTCAAAAATATTAGATATCCATTTTCTCGTAGTTGATTGTATAAGTCCTTACAATGTTATTTTGGGACGTCTATCCCTTAATTCTTTCGGAGCTATTGTCTCCACGATTCACCTGTGTGTCAAGTTTTCTGTGCAGGATAACATAGTAGCAACAGTACATGCCAACTATAAGGAGGCCAGACAATGTTACAATACGGGATTAAAGGCCACCATAAAAGAAACTATTCCAAGAATTCATTCCATATAA
- the LOC130939243 gene encoding uncharacterized protein LOC130939243, with amino-acid sequence MTLTPYKGIGDPKVHVTKFESMMFLNSDSDPILCWSFPTFLDRAALLWFSNLPAGSITSFDEFAKLFINYFAASKIYVQDLDYLSTIKQGQHKSLKDYMTRFTTAAMEIPDLKPEVQLHAIKSKFRPKKFQEAIAVAKSKTLEEFNTRRDDIIKEIFHNKLIKPPSKPGTYQDQKYVKKRKHCAFHEKFGHTTDECVVAKDLLERLARQGLLDKYVTSKN; translated from the exons ATGACTCTAACACCGTACAAGGGGATCGGAGATCCTAAAGTACATGTTACCAAATTTGAATCCATGATGTTTCTTAACAGCGACTCCGATCCCATCTTATGTTGGTCTTTCCCAACCTTTTTGGATAGGGCTGCTCTATTGTGGTTTTCTAACTTGCCTGCAGGTTCCATAACCAGCTTCGATGAGTTCGCCAAGCTATTCATAAATTACTTTGCAGCTTCCAAAATTTATGTGCAAGATTTGGACTACCTAAGCACGATTAAACAAGGACAACACAAGAGCCTGAAGGACTACATGACGCGTTTCACCACGGCAGCCATGGAAATCCCCGACCTCAAACCAGAAGTACAATTGCATGCAATCAAAAGCAAATTTCGACCAAAAAAATTCCAGGAAGCCATAGCTGTTGCAAAATCAAAAACACTGGAAga GTTTAACACCAGGAGGGACGACATCATTAAAGAGATCTTTCACAACAAATTGATAAAACCTCCGAGCAAACCAGGGACATACCAAGATCAGAAATAtgttaagaaaagaaaacactGCGCGTTCCATGAAAAGTTCGGTCATACTACCGACGAGTGCGTCGTAGCCAAGGACTTATTGGAAAGGCTGGCGAGACAAGGGCTCTTGGATAAGTATGTCACTTCCAAGAACTAA